A genome region from Clostridium sp. JN-9 includes the following:
- the yajC gene encoding preprotein translocase subunit YajC, which translates to MQGQYATLISLVVMIGIFYLIIFVPENKRKKKYNAMINALKVNDEIVTKGGVIGKIVNIQDKFIILQSGPDRTRLKIDKYGVLSVSAEGREEVKKEEVKKEEVKKEEAKEEK; encoded by the coding sequence ATGCAGGGTCAATATGCAACACTAATATCATTAGTAGTAATGATAGGTATATTTTACTTAATTATCTTTGTTCCTGAAAACAAAAGAAAGAAAAAATATAATGCCATGATAAATGCCTTAAAGGTAAATGATGAAATTGTAACTAAAGGCGGAGTCATTGGAAAAATAGTAAATATTCAGGATAAATTTATTATTTTGCAGTCAGGACCAGACAGAACAAGACTTAAAATTGATAAATATGGTGTCTTAAGTGTATCTGCTGAAGGCAGAGAAGAAGTTAAAAAAGAAGAAGTTAAGAAAGAAGAAGTTAAAAAAGAAGAGGCTAAAGAAGAAAAGTAA
- a CDS encoding nucleotidyltransferase domain-containing protein: MEKTIMQYQRAFNSIIDRMKNNDCVLAAMVFGSMVTGDLWEESDIDLFVVIDCKLIEIKNIYTEEKNIPVHVKLMSKNRFLQLYEEDLRGGFIHRIFAASRLVFSKDMEITMRYDNGRYYPDIDRERWNIVYLGNVLKQIGVCKKYLSNDGVYTAYTSAVKFIEEFSKLYVNSSGYMISKDAMTMAMNLNDSFRKCVDELFFNKIDISKAILSTIDYIQEFIDDNIRNISNLLINFMREKDCFLSAEDVNNDKLFKSYDIEMEEVLNRLWERNIIKKDTRDYKTSDGKSIFKENVYFI, translated from the coding sequence ATGGAAAAAACTATTATGCAATATCAAAGGGCTTTTAACAGTATTATTGATAGAATGAAAAACAATGATTGTGTATTAGCAGCTATGGTATTTGGAAGTATGGTTACAGGAGATTTATGGGAAGAGTCTGATATAGATTTATTTGTAGTAATTGATTGTAAACTTATTGAAATTAAGAATATTTATACAGAGGAAAAAAATATACCTGTTCATGTTAAATTAATGAGTAAAAACAGATTTCTTCAATTGTATGAAGAAGATTTAAGAGGAGGATTTATTCATAGGATTTTTGCAGCTTCAAGATTAGTTTTTTCAAAAGATATGGAAATTACCATGAGATATGATAATGGCAGATATTATCCTGATATAGACAGAGAAAGATGGAACATAGTATATTTAGGAAACGTTTTAAAGCAGATTGGGGTGTGTAAAAAATATCTCAGTAATGATGGTGTTTATACTGCATATACTTCTGCTGTAAAATTCATTGAAGAGTTTTCAAAGCTATATGTTAATTCATCTGGATACATGATAAGTAAAGATGCAATGACCATGGCAATGAATCTTAATGACAGCTTCAGAAAATGTGTTGATGAACTGTTCTTCAACAAAATTGATATCAGCAAAGCAATATTAAGTACAATTGATTATATTCAGGAATTTATTGATGATAACATTAGAAACATAAGCAATCTGTTAATTAACTTTATGAGAGAAAAAGACTGTTTCTTAAGTGCAGAGGATGTTAATAATGATAAATTATTTAAAAGTTATGACATTGAAATGGAAGAAGTTTTAAATAGATTATGGGAAAGAAATATAATTAAAAAGGATACAAGAGATTACAAGACATCAGATGGAAAATCAATATTTAAAGAAAATGTATACTTTATTTAA
- a CDS encoding PLP-dependent aminotransferase family protein: MDKYSFRIYDSETPKYIQIYKYIKKQIDLNNIEDGEKLPSIRDLSKLLKVNNVTIVSAYKKLQSEGYAAQKMGSGTFAKRKDSAKSFKREYSETFKSINGDEIKKYIDFTGETACGDFFPVSTFKEVLNKVLDRDGIDALSYQEALGYKGLRKNINKFFWNNTLNMDNILIVSGAQQGIDIVSKALLNTNDNIVVEKPTYSGALNVFKWRRANIFEVNMESDGIDVDQLERIAMKNNIKCFYTMSYFQNPTGISCSLEKKKRIIELSNIYDFYIIEDDYLSELIYDKFLEYRSFKSLDKYDRVIYIKSFSKIFLPGIRIGYLISPSIFNESIQNSKINTDISTSSLMQRALDLYIEKGFWKEYISRLNTFYKSKYNYTYNCLINILKDKISFIPPRGGLHFYIKISDEINMDSIELFYKCRENKVLISPGVLFYKNSNEGKKYYRMGFTQTDNEKIKEGIEIINKILQDVN, encoded by the coding sequence ATGGATAAGTATAGTTTTAGAATATATGATAGTGAAACTCCAAAATATATACAAATATACAAATATATAAAAAAGCAGATTGATTTAAATAACATTGAAGATGGAGAAAAGCTGCCATCTATAAGAGATTTATCTAAATTGCTGAAAGTAAATAATGTTACCATAGTAAGCGCATATAAAAAGCTGCAAAGTGAAGGTTATGCTGCTCAGAAAATGGGAAGCGGAACTTTTGCAAAAAGGAAAGATAGTGCTAAAAGCTTTAAAAGGGAATACTCAGAAACATTTAAATCTATTAATGGAGACGAAATAAAAAAGTATATAGATTTTACAGGTGAAACAGCCTGTGGTGATTTTTTTCCCGTATCAACATTTAAAGAGGTTTTAAATAAAGTTTTAGACAGAGATGGAATAGATGCATTAAGCTATCAGGAAGCATTAGGATACAAAGGCCTTAGAAAAAATATAAATAAGTTTTTCTGGAATAATACTTTAAACATGGATAATATATTAATTGTATCAGGGGCTCAGCAGGGAATTGATATTGTATCAAAGGCATTATTAAATACAAATGATAATATAGTTGTTGAAAAACCCACTTACAGCGGAGCATTAAATGTATTTAAATGGAGAAGAGCTAATATTTTTGAAGTCAATATGGAGAGCGACGGTATAGATGTGGATCAGCTTGAAAGAATTGCAATGAAAAATAATATTAAATGTTTTTATACAATGAGTTACTTCCAAAATCCAACAGGTATCAGCTGCAGCCTTGAGAAAAAAAAGAGAATTATAGAACTTTCAAATATATATGATTTTTATATAATTGAAGATGATTATCTATCAGAACTTATATATGACAAATTTTTAGAATACAGAAGCTTTAAAAGTCTGGATAAATACGATAGAGTAATATACATAAAAAGCTTTTCCAAGATATTTCTTCCAGGTATTAGGATAGGCTATTTAATTTCACCTTCAATATTTAATGAAAGCATTCAGAATTCTAAAATAAATACTGATATTTCCACTTCAAGTCTTATGCAGAGAGCACTGGATCTGTATATAGAAAAAGGATTCTGGAAGGAATATATCAGCAGATTAAATACATTCTATAAAAGTAAATATAACTATACTTATAATTGTCTTATAAATATTTTAAAAGATAAAATCAGTTTCATACCGCCAAGAGGAGGATTGCATTTTTATATTAAAATTTCAGATGAAATCAATATGGATTCTATAGAATTATTTTATAAATGCAGAGAAAATAAAGTATTAATTTCACCGGGAGTACTATTTTATAAAAACAGCAATGAAGGAAAAAAATATTATAGAATGGGATTTACTCAGACTGACAATGAAAAGATTAAAGAGGGCATTGAAATAATCAATAAAATATTACAAGATGTTAATTAA
- the queA gene encoding tRNA preQ1(34) S-adenosylmethionine ribosyltransferase-isomerase QueA, with product MKVTDFDFDLPKRLIAQSPYEKRDEARLMILDKKDGNIQHKVFKDIIDYLNPGDCLVLNDTRVIPARLIGEKQGTGGKMEFLLLKRVDKDCWQTLVKPGRRAQIGTKFTFGNGELNAEVTDLSDDGSRIVKFQYEGIFEEVLDKLGQMPLPPYIKEKLKDKEMYQTVYSKEQGSAAAPTAGLHFTKELLHKIEDKGVSLAFLTLHVGLGTFRPVKVENIEEHHMHSEYYRIDEKTADLINKARENGKRVIAVGTTSCRTLETIGDSDGKVKASSGWTDIFIYPGYTYKVVDALITNFHLPQSTLLMLVSALAGREHILNAYKTAVENNYKFFSFGDAMFIK from the coding sequence TTGAAGGTTACTGATTTTGATTTTGATTTACCAAAGAGGCTTATAGCTCAAAGCCCTTATGAAAAAAGAGATGAAGCAAGACTTATGATATTGGATAAGAAAGATGGTAATATACAGCATAAGGTGTTTAAGGATATTATTGATTATTTAAATCCTGGAGACTGCCTTGTATTAAATGATACAAGAGTTATACCTGCAAGACTGATTGGAGAAAAACAAGGTACTGGCGGCAAAATGGAGTTCTTACTTCTGAAAAGAGTAGATAAGGACTGCTGGCAGACACTAGTGAAGCCTGGAAGGAGAGCTCAGATTGGAACAAAGTTCACCTTTGGAAATGGAGAATTAAATGCTGAAGTAACAGATTTAAGTGATGATGGAAGCAGAATAGTAAAATTTCAGTATGAGGGTATTTTTGAAGAAGTACTGGATAAGCTTGGGCAAATGCCTCTGCCCCCATATATAAAGGAAAAGCTTAAAGATAAGGAAATGTATCAGACTGTTTATTCAAAAGAGCAGGGTTCAGCTGCAGCACCAACAGCAGGATTACATTTTACAAAGGAATTATTACATAAAATTGAAGATAAAGGAGTAAGCCTGGCTTTTCTCACACTTCATGTAGGACTTGGAACATTCAGACCAGTGAAAGTAGAAAACATTGAAGAGCATCATATGCATTCAGAATACTATAGAATTGATGAAAAAACTGCAGATTTAATAAATAAAGCAAGGGAAAATGGAAAAAGGGTAATAGCTGTAGGTACAACTTCCTGCAGAACACTTGAAACAATAGGAGATTCAGATGGAAAAGTTAAAGCTTCCAGCGGCTGGACTGATATATTTATTTATCCTGGGTATACTTATAAAGTGGTAGATGCCCTTATAACTAATTTCCATTTACCTCAGTCCACACTTTTAATGCTGGTAAGTGCATTAGCAGGCAGAGAACACATTTTAAATGCATATAAAACTGCAGTAGAAAACAATTATAAATTTTTCAGCTTTGGAGATGCAATGTTTATAAAATAA
- the scfA gene encoding six-cysteine ranthipeptide SCIFF: protein MKHIKTINSANIKESLKKPGCKECANSCQSACKTSCTVANLACEN from the coding sequence ATGAAACATATAAAAACAATAAATAGTGCTAACATAAAAGAAAGTTTAAAAAAACCAGGATGCAAGGAATGTGCAAATTCATGCCAATCAGCTTGTAAAACATCCTGCACTGTAGCTAACCTGGCTTGCGAAAACTAA
- a CDS encoding transposase, with protein sequence MINYSKLSYQIKRKLLTFSKKISINLSRPNYKFIAQMIYGISESQTVLLSGISRALKEDISLKKTIERLSNNLRTFDKQSVVINNYISEIKPYINDNTVFCVDGSEITKRNSKVLEAMGKVRDGSTGETNVNGYNCLEIAALTSKYSMPISVYSKMYSNIEKGFVSENEETFKGLNFIRQSFNNKGIKALDRGYDSRKFYEYFIDNKENFVIRAKGNRNVIHNGKVMNILKLANKYKGKFSTIVTNKAGRAKKCKFSFIQITLPDIPDKPLTLVVIRGFGKIPMMLISNIKPNDKKLTLAIIKVYIKRWKIEEYFRFKKQQFDFENIRVRSLNSIRTMNLFLTLIIGFAATLSEKRGESALIICIQNISKRIYDIPDFNYYALADGIYAVLKKTHTGIKNFIKPVSKTKTTQQLIMAQVLELVG encoded by the coding sequence ATGATTAATTATAGCAAATTATCGTACCAAATAAAAAGAAAATTATTAACTTTTTCAAAAAAAATCTCAATAAATTTATCAAGACCTAATTATAAATTTATTGCACAGATGATTTATGGAATTTCAGAAAGCCAGACTGTGCTTTTAAGTGGCATATCAAGAGCTCTTAAAGAGGATATCTCTTTAAAGAAAACCATTGAAAGACTTTCTAATAACCTTAGAACGTTTGATAAACAAAGTGTTGTAATAAACAACTACATTTCTGAAATAAAACCATACATTAATGACAATACAGTATTTTGCGTTGATGGTTCTGAAATCACAAAACGTAATAGTAAAGTTTTAGAAGCTATGGGCAAGGTACGTGATGGCAGCACAGGTGAAACCAATGTCAATGGATATAATTGTCTTGAAATTGCTGCACTTACAAGTAAGTATAGTATGCCTATATCTGTGTACTCAAAAATGTATTCAAACATTGAAAAAGGCTTTGTAAGTGAGAATGAAGAAACTTTTAAAGGATTAAATTTTATTAGACAAAGTTTTAATAATAAGGGCATTAAAGCTCTTGATAGGGGTTATGATAGCAGAAAGTTTTATGAATACTTTATAGATAATAAAGAAAACTTTGTTATTCGAGCAAAAGGCAATAGAAATGTTATTCATAATGGTAAAGTTATGAATATACTTAAACTTGCAAACAAGTATAAAGGAAAGTTTTCGACTATAGTCACCAATAAAGCTGGTAGGGCTAAAAAATGCAAATTTAGCTTTATACAAATAACATTGCCAGATATACCTGATAAGCCTCTTACACTTGTAGTAATAAGAGGCTTTGGCAAAATACCTATGATGCTTATCAGCAATATTAAGCCTAATGATAAGAAATTAACCTTAGCTATAATTAAGGTTTACATTAAACGTTGGAAGATAGAAGAATATTTCAGATTTAAAAAACAGCAGTTTGATTTTGAAAATATAAGAGTAAGAAGTTTAAATTCAATAAGAACTATGAATTTATTTCTAACCTTAATTATAGGTTTTGCTGCAACACTTTCAGAAAAAAGAGGAGAAAGTGCATTAATCATATGCATTCAAAACATATCTAAGCGTATTTATGATATACCTGATTTTAATTATTATGCATTAGCTGATGGTATTTATGCAGTATTAAAGAAAACGCATACTGGTATTAAAAATTTTATTAAACCGGTTTCCAAAACCAAGACTACACAACAACTAATTATGGCTCAGGTACTAGAATTAGTAGGATAA
- the ruvB gene encoding Holliday junction branch migration DNA helicase RuvB produces the protein MDDRIITPLSINEDESTEYSLRPQKLKEYIGQTKVKNKLDIFIKAAAKRQEALDHVLLYGPPGLGKTTLANIIAREMGGSLKITSGPAIERAGDLAAILTGLNDFDVLFIDEIHRLNRSIEEILYPAMEDYALDIVIGKGAAAKSIRLDLPKFTLIGATTRVGLLTSPLRDRFGILCPMEFYDEKQLKEIIVRSAKILNVKITDEAAYEIGRRSRGTPRVANRLLKRVRDFSEVKGNGEITIDTAKEALKLLDIDKEGFDGIDNKILTAIVDNFNGGPVGLETLAYFIGEELDTIQDVYEPYLLQKGFIIRTPRGRVASDKAYAHLGRKIKKNNDNTTQCTFLNE, from the coding sequence ATGGATGATAGAATAATTACCCCTTTAAGTATAAATGAAGATGAAAGTACTGAATATAGTTTAAGACCTCAAAAATTAAAAGAATATATTGGACAAACAAAAGTAAAAAATAAATTAGATATATTTATTAAAGCTGCAGCAAAAAGGCAGGAAGCATTGGATCATGTATTGTTATATGGTCCTCCTGGACTTGGAAAAACTACTCTTGCAAATATCATTGCCCGGGAAATGGGAGGAAGCCTTAAGATCACATCTGGGCCTGCCATTGAAAGAGCAGGGGATTTAGCTGCAATTTTAACGGGCCTCAATGATTTTGATGTTTTGTTTATTGATGAAATACATAGATTAAACAGGAGTATTGAGGAAATACTATATCCAGCAATGGAAGATTATGCTCTTGATATAGTAATAGGAAAAGGTGCAGCTGCAAAATCCATAAGACTGGATCTGCCAAAGTTTACGTTAATAGGTGCTACCACAAGGGTGGGACTGCTTACTTCTCCATTAAGAGACAGATTTGGTATACTATGTCCTATGGAGTTTTATGATGAAAAACAGCTCAAGGAGATTATAGTAAGGTCAGCTAAAATTTTAAATGTAAAAATTACCGATGAAGCTGCCTATGAAATTGGAAGAAGATCAAGAGGAACTCCAAGAGTTGCAAACAGACTTTTAAAAAGAGTAAGAGATTTTTCAGAGGTAAAGGGCAACGGAGAAATTACCATTGACACAGCAAAGGAAGCCTTGAAATTATTGGATATTGATAAAGAAGGCTTTGATGGAATAGATAATAAAATACTAACTGCAATAGTAGATAACTTTAATGGCGGCCCTGTAGGTCTTGAAACCCTTGCTTATTTTATAGGTGAGGAGCTGGATACAATTCAGGATGTTTATGAACCATATTTGTTGCAAAAGGGATTTATAATAAGAACTCCAAGGGGAAGAGTAGCATCAGATAAAGCGTATGCTCACCTTGGAAGAAAAATTAAAAAAAATAATGATAATACCACACAATGTACATTTCTTAATGAATAG
- a CDS encoding HEAT repeat domain-containing protein: MNLFHIHWDKINDITEEDITYYLFLENKPIEAICKIRGLDIETVKSHILYGKIKYGTIVKSKNEKELIKNISLKAKEEKREILDTLQPDNKLKLIEYIKTGYADMGPKEKEAAVWIIGELKADSCLSILDRASVHKFVNIRRMAVSAMGKIGDMRSEAALIRALDDSNPQVITYAIKALINIKSYNAKTKIEEILNSPDSKEYVKEKAKRYIEISSRNFNAEDL, from the coding sequence ATGAACCTTTTTCACATACACTGGGATAAAATCAATGATATTACAGAAGAGGATATAACTTATTATTTATTTCTTGAAAATAAACCTATTGAGGCTATTTGTAAAATAAGAGGACTGGATATTGAAACTGTAAAATCACACATATTATATGGTAAGATCAAATACGGTACCATAGTTAAAAGTAAAAATGAAAAAGAATTAATTAAGAATATTTCTTTAAAAGCTAAGGAAGAAAAAAGGGAGATTCTGGACACACTCCAGCCAGATAATAAGTTAAAACTAATTGAATATATAAAAACAGGTTATGCAGATATGGGACCAAAGGAAAAAGAAGCTGCTGTGTGGATAATAGGAGAGTTAAAAGCTGATTCATGTTTAAGTATTTTAGATCGTGCCAGTGTACATAAGTTCGTAAACATTAGAAGAATGGCAGTTTCAGCTATGGGTAAAATAGGAGATATGCGGTCAGAGGCTGCATTAATAAGGGCACTTGATGATAGTAATCCCCAGGTAATCACTTATGCTATAAAGGCTCTTATAAATATAAAAAGTTATAATGCAAAGACAAAAATAGAAGAAATATTAAATTCTCCAGATTCAAAGGAATATGTTAAGGAAAAAGCTAAAAGATATATAGAAATCAGCAGTAGAAATTTTAATGCTGAGGACTTATGA
- a CDS encoding TIGR04086 family membrane protein has product MLEKNKFIFIAEGVLRGIILTTILFLVLASIMTFTEVNNSFTSVFYLLTTLVSIMYGAVYSAKKIQRKGWLVGLAMAIMYMIILYAVSIASNNSTGMDSSRIIRTILALVVGTLSGMLGINL; this is encoded by the coding sequence ATGTTGGAAAAAAATAAATTTATTTTTATTGCTGAAGGAGTTTTAAGAGGAATTATCCTGACCACTATTCTTTTTTTGGTTTTGGCTTCCATAATGACATTTACAGAGGTAAATAATAGTTTTACATCAGTATTTTATCTTCTCACTACTTTAGTCAGTATTATGTATGGAGCTGTATATTCAGCTAAAAAAATTCAAAGAAAAGGATGGCTTGTTGGATTAGCAATGGCAATTATGTATATGATTATACTATATGCTGTTTCTATTGCGTCAAATAATTCAACAGGCATGGATTCAAGCAGAATAATAAGAACCATACTTGCTTTAGTGGTGGGAACACTGTCTGGCATGTTAGGAATAAATCTATAA
- the ruvA gene encoding Holliday junction branch migration protein RuvA has product MYEYITGIYKGMNKDYIIIENNGIGYRIFTSGSTIAKMPKINDEIQLYLEQIVREDFIGLYGFLTRDELNMFKLLLTINGVGAKAALSLLSISNVDKLKYAIISEDEKTIVKAQGIGKKTAQRIILELKDKIKPEELSKQINDDNIDLINGNTANEAKEALIALGYSEKESINALNKVNLNDSLENIIKYCLKYLMN; this is encoded by the coding sequence TTGTACGAATATATAACTGGTATCTATAAGGGTATGAATAAGGATTATATTATTATTGAAAACAATGGAATCGGCTATAGAATTTTTACCTCTGGAAGTACTATTGCAAAAATGCCAAAAATCAACGATGAAATACAGCTTTATTTAGAGCAGATAGTAAGAGAAGATTTCATAGGACTTTATGGATTCTTAACCAGAGATGAATTGAATATGTTTAAGCTTTTGCTGACTATTAATGGTGTTGGAGCAAAGGCAGCATTGTCACTTTTGTCCATAAGTAATGTAGATAAATTAAAATATGCAATTATTTCTGAAGATGAAAAAACTATAGTTAAGGCTCAGGGAATAGGTAAAAAAACTGCTCAAAGAATAATATTGGAATTAAAAGATAAAATAAAGCCTGAAGAATTGTCTAAGCAGATTAATGATGATAATATTGATTTGATAAATGGCAACACTGCAAATGAAGCTAAGGAAGCATTAATAGCCTTGGGTTATAGTGAAAAAGAATCTATAAATGCATTAAATAAGGTTAATTTAAATGATTCTCTGGAAAATATAATCAAGTATTGTTTAAAGTATTTAATGAATTGA
- the tgt gene encoding tRNA guanosine(34) transglycosylase Tgt translates to MYKLLKKCGKARRGEFTTPHGVIQTPVFMNVGTLGAIKGAVSSMDLKEINCQVELSNTYHLHLRPGDDVIKKMGGLHKFMNWDRPILTDSGGFQVFSLAHIRKIKEEGVYFNSHIDGRKIFMGPEESMRIQSNIGSTIAMAFDECIKNPSPREYVEKSVARTTRWLERCKIELDKLNSMDDTINKNQMLFGINQGGTYEDIRIEHAKTIAAMNLDGYAIGGLAVGESHEEMYRIIDAVVPHLPEDKPIYLMGVGIPSNILEAVDRGVDFFDCVLPARNGRHGHVFTKEGKINLFNAKFELDGRPIDEGCQCPTCRNYSRAYIRHLFKAKEMLAMRLCVLHNLYFYNNLMAEIREAIDGDYFPEYKKNKLQQWGGRA, encoded by the coding sequence ATGTACAAATTACTTAAAAAATGCGGAAAGGCACGCAGAGGAGAGTTTACAACACCCCATGGTGTTATACAGACTCCTGTATTTATGAATGTAGGCACACTAGGTGCAATTAAAGGTGCAGTATCCAGCATGGATTTAAAGGAAATTAACTGCCAGGTGGAGTTATCCAATACATATCACCTTCATTTAAGACCCGGGGATGATGTAATAAAAAAAATGGGCGGATTACATAAGTTTATGAATTGGGATAGACCAATATTAACGGATTCAGGAGGATTTCAGGTCTTTTCCCTAGCTCATATAAGAAAGATAAAAGAAGAAGGAGTATATTTTAATTCTCATATAGATGGAAGAAAGATATTTATGGGACCAGAGGAAAGTATGAGGATTCAAAGCAATATTGGTTCAACTATAGCCATGGCTTTTGATGAATGTATAAAAAATCCTTCTCCAAGAGAATATGTGGAAAAGTCAGTTGCAAGAACAACAAGATGGCTTGAAAGATGTAAAATAGAACTTGATAAGTTAAACTCTATGGATGATACTATAAATAAGAATCAAATGCTGTTTGGCATAAACCAGGGTGGAACTTATGAAGATATCAGAATAGAACATGCAAAAACCATAGCAGCCATGAATTTGGATGGGTATGCCATTGGAGGCCTGGCTGTTGGTGAAAGTCATGAAGAAATGTATAGAATAATAGATGCTGTAGTTCCTCATCTTCCTGAAGATAAACCAATTTATTTAATGGGAGTTGGAATTCCAAGCAACATACTGGAAGCAGTGGATAGAGGAGTGGACTTCTTTGATTGTGTGCTGCCAGCCAGAAATGGAAGGCATGGCCATGTATTTACAAAGGAAGGAAAAATTAATTTATTTAATGCTAAGTTTGAACTGGATGGAAGACCTATAGATGAAGGCTGCCAATGTCCAACCTGCAGAAACTATTCCAGGGCATATATAAGACATTTATTTAAAGCAAAAGAAATGCTGGCTATGAGATTATGCGTTTTACATAATTTGTATTTTTATAATAATCTAATGGCAGAAATAAGAGAAGCTATTGATGGTGATTACTTCCCTGAGTACAAAAAAAACAAGCTGCAGCAGTGGGGGGGAAGAGCATAA
- a CDS encoding YigZ family protein: MSYFTLRNQSRDEFEEKKSIFIGQAKRIYSEDEAREFIDSVRQSEKEARHNVYAYIIGENKGIQRYSDDGEPQGTGGIPVLEVIKKNNITDTVVVVTRYFGGILLGKGGLVRAYSKAAAMAVKKGEIVEKVLGCSIEITIDYDLLGKLQYSFQQKQWFIENIEYTDKVMLNIYCEENNIPSVENEVYNITNGRCNIVKSEKEYYFKLGNRLYKEQHI, translated from the coding sequence TTGAGTTATTTTACTTTAAGAAATCAATCAAGGGATGAATTTGAGGAAAAGAAATCAATATTTATTGGACAGGCAAAAAGAATTTACAGCGAAGATGAAGCCAGGGAATTTATTGATTCTGTAAGGCAGAGTGAAAAGGAAGCAAGACACAATGTATATGCTTACATAATAGGTGAAAACAAGGGTATTCAAAGATACAGTGATGATGGAGAGCCTCAGGGTACCGGTGGAATTCCTGTGCTGGAAGTAATAAAGAAAAACAATATTACAGATACAGTAGTAGTTGTGACAAGATATTTTGGGGGTATTTTATTAGGTAAGGGCGGTTTGGTAAGAGCATATTCAAAAGCTGCAGCTATGGCAGTGAAAAAAGGTGAAATTGTTGAAAAAGTACTGGGGTGCAGCATAGAAATTACCATTGATTATGATTTACTTGGCAAATTGCAGTATAGCTTTCAGCAAAAGCAGTGGTTCATTGAAAATATTGAATACACCGATAAAGTCATGTTAAACATATATTGTGAGGAAAACAATATTCCATCTGTAGAAAATGAGGTTTACAATATTACAAATGGAAGATGCAATATTGTAAAAAGCGAAAAAGAATACTATTTTAAATTAGGTAACAGATTATATAAAGAACAGCATATATAA
- a CDS encoding YebC/PmpR family DNA-binding transcriptional regulator, whose translation MSGHSKWHNIQAKKGKLDAKRGKIFTKIGKELAIAAKMGGSNVDGNSKLRDVIAKAKASNMPQDTITRAIKKGAGEMEGVNYEEIVYEGYGPCSVAVVVSVLTDNKNRSAGNVRSYFTRCGGNLGANGCVGWMFQKKGQLIIERKDGMDEDELMMVALDAGADDFEASDEVFEISTTVEDFGSVREKLESEGYEFLSAEITMIPDTTVSLDNESAEKVQKLIDKLEDDDDVQDVYHNGDFPEDWEG comes from the coding sequence ATGTCAGGTCATTCAAAATGGCATAATATTCAGGCAAAAAAAGGTAAGTTAGATGCAAAAAGAGGTAAGATTTTTACTAAAATAGGTAAAGAATTAGCTATAGCTGCAAAAATGGGCGGCTCTAATGTAGATGGTAACAGTAAATTGAGAGATGTAATTGCTAAAGCCAAAGCTAGTAATATGCCTCAGGATACTATTACAAGAGCAATTAAAAAAGGTGCCGGTGAAATGGAAGGAGTAAACTATGAAGAAATAGTTTATGAAGGCTATGGACCATGCAGCGTGGCTGTAGTAGTCAGCGTTTTAACTGATAATAAAAACAGATCAGCAGGAAATGTTAGGTCCTACTTCACAAGATGTGGTGGTAATCTTGGCGCCAACGGATGTGTAGGATGGATGTTCCAGAAAAAGGGCCAGTTAATCATTGAAAGAAAAGACGGAATGGACGAGGATGAATTAATGATGGTGGCACTAGACGCTGGTGCTGATGACTTTGAAGCTTCTGATGAAGTATTCGAAATCTCTACTACTGTGGAGGATTTTGGTTCAGTAAGAGAAAAGCTTGAAAGTGAAGGATATGAGTTCTTATCTGCAGAAATTACAATGATTCCTGACACAACAGTATCACTTGACAATGAATCTGCTGAAAAGGTACAAAAGCTTATAGACAAACTAGAAGACGACGATGACGTTCAGGATGTATACCATAATGGTGATTTCCCTGAGGATTGGGAAGGCTAA